One region of Mesobacillus boroniphilus genomic DNA includes:
- a CDS encoding Cof-type HAD-IIB family hydrolase, which produces MIYRLLALNVDGTILQSNGRLHKSTRDAIEYVQQKGVYVTLVTSRSFPSAKKVAKALKINSLLVTHLGSYISNDLRSDPVFEKRIPEDVTFQLVRFLESFPCQIRLVHEKFSLANKYKLNHNLLAKTVFTSGDPIFYSQQFTDSISEALVNEPVSPPKIEVYFEYEEDLKDAQQAINGMFSEVSLSKLNDYRLDIMPEGVSKLNGLIQLGEHLGIPLKEMVAIGDGIDDIEMIEACGLGVAMGNASVEVKKASDWVTRSNNQHGVSYMVKEHFRKQQPIEFLRKMNIIKM; this is translated from the coding sequence ATGATTTACCGTCTTCTTGCGCTTAACGTGGATGGAACGATTCTCCAATCAAATGGAAGGCTCCATAAATCCACAAGGGATGCGATTGAGTACGTTCAGCAAAAAGGAGTTTATGTGACTCTAGTAACTTCAAGAAGCTTTCCATCTGCCAAAAAAGTGGCTAAAGCGCTGAAAATAAATTCATTGCTGGTGACTCACCTCGGATCCTATATATCTAATGACCTTCGCAGTGACCCGGTCTTTGAAAAAAGGATTCCGGAGGATGTTACCTTCCAGCTTGTCAGATTCCTGGAAAGCTTCCCATGCCAAATCCGGCTTGTGCACGAGAAGTTTTCTCTGGCAAACAAGTATAAATTAAACCACAACCTGCTGGCGAAAACCGTGTTCACATCAGGTGATCCAATTTTTTACTCTCAACAATTCACGGATTCTATCAGTGAAGCCCTGGTCAATGAGCCAGTCTCTCCACCTAAAATCGAAGTCTATTTCGAGTACGAAGAAGATTTGAAGGATGCGCAGCAGGCGATAAATGGGATGTTCTCGGAAGTTTCCCTGTCCAAGCTGAATGATTACAGACTTGATATCATGCCCGAGGGTGTCTCGAAACTGAACGGTCTGATCCAGCTAGGTGAACACCTTGGCATTCCATTAAAGGAAATGGTCGCAATTGGAGATGGCATTGATGACATCGAAATGATCGAAGCATGCGGACTTGGCGTCGCAATGGGGAATGCTTCTGTAGAAGTAAAAAAGGCTTCGGATTGGGTAACCCGGTCCAATAACCAGCACGGTGTCAGTTACATGGTCAAGGAACATTTCCGTAAACAGCAGCCAATAGAATTCCTGCGAAAAATGAATATCATAAAAATGTAA
- a CDS encoding YlbF family regulator, which produces MAVNLYDSAYELEKVIRNSSEYTELKNLYDAVNSDESAKRMFESFRNIQLQLQEKQMTGQEITQEEVEQAQKTVALVQQHELISKLMEAEQRMSMVIAELNQIIMKPLEELYGNPNQQQ; this is translated from the coding sequence ATGGCAGTCAATCTTTACGATTCAGCCTACGAGTTAGAAAAAGTGATCAGGAACAGTTCGGAATACACAGAATTAAAAAACCTTTACGATGCTGTGAATAGCGATGAATCAGCAAAAAGAATGTTTGAAAGCTTCCGCAATATCCAGTTACAGCTTCAGGAAAAGCAAATGACTGGGCAGGAAATTACCCAGGAAGAAGTAGAGCAGGCGCAAAAGACAGTCGCACTTGTTCAGCAGCATGAGTTAATCTCAAAGCTGATGGAAGCAGAGCAAAGAATGAGCATGGTTATTGCCGAGCTTAACCAGATCATCATGAAGCCTCTTGAAGAGCTTTACGGAAATCCGAACCAGCAGCAATAA
- a CDS encoding YheC/YheD family protein: MISFGMMSLSLKSELTYFTEIARRANPNEFTCFRFSPATIHPVTQLVSGEKFDHMKDCWLKAEFKIPTIVYDRCFYTNDPASKQAMAIVKWLKNKGDITFLGNGLPNKWAIYEVLSKSSLSPYIPKTILAGSGKDVIAQLEEMKNAVLKPIFGSGGAGIYKIEKSGREFEISADLGGRLSTKTFHSTSETVDWLDNLFSKKEYLMQPYIQLSDSQHYPFDIRVLLQKDNEEKWIVRGKGIRRGSKDGILSNLSTGGEILPFEEYANSLNIRTKRFILHELEEILSKLPGILEASFPRLFELGVDIGVSKDHALWVLDTNSKPGRKVITSTNPDQKEVLYKAPLEYARVLSEILPEREEQHL; the protein is encoded by the coding sequence ATGATTTCATTCGGAATGATGTCACTTTCATTAAAAAGTGAACTAACATATTTTACCGAGATTGCCAGGCGTGCGAATCCAAACGAGTTCACCTGCTTTCGCTTTTCACCGGCTACAATCCATCCAGTAACACAATTGGTTTCGGGTGAGAAATTCGACCACATGAAGGACTGCTGGTTAAAGGCCGAGTTTAAGATTCCCACGATCGTTTATGACCGTTGTTTTTATACAAATGATCCTGCCTCGAAGCAGGCGATGGCGATTGTGAAATGGCTCAAGAATAAAGGGGATATTACCTTCCTTGGAAACGGCTTGCCAAATAAATGGGCCATATACGAGGTTTTGTCGAAATCTTCACTGTCCCCATACATCCCGAAAACGATTCTTGCCGGTAGTGGAAAAGATGTTATTGCCCAGCTAGAAGAGATGAAAAATGCGGTCTTGAAGCCGATATTCGGTTCTGGCGGTGCAGGGATTTATAAAATTGAAAAATCAGGTAGGGAGTTTGAAATCTCAGCTGACCTTGGCGGCAGGCTGTCCACAAAAACCTTCCATTCTACTAGTGAGACAGTGGATTGGCTCGACAACTTGTTCAGCAAAAAAGAGTATTTAATGCAGCCTTACATCCAGCTGTCCGATTCGCAACATTATCCTTTTGACATAAGAGTGTTGCTGCAAAAGGATAATGAAGAAAAGTGGATTGTGCGAGGCAAGGGAATCCGCCGCGGCAGCAAGGATGGCATCCTTTCGAACTTGAGTACCGGTGGAGAAATCTTGCCATTTGAAGAGTATGCAAATTCACTTAATATCCGTACAAAAAGATTCATTTTGCATGAATTGGAGGAAATTCTCTCAAAGCTGCCCGGTATTCTTGAAGCATCATTCCCACGACTTTTTGAGCTGGGGGTAGATATCGGTGTCTCCAAAGACCATGCCCTATGGGTGCTTGATACGAATTCAAAGCCCGGCAGAAAAGTCATCACTTCCACAAATCCGGATCAGAAAGAAGTGCTATATAAGGCACCGCTTGAATATGCCAGAGTGCTTTCGGAAATTCTGCCAGAAAGAGAGGAACAGCACTTATGA
- a CDS encoding YheC/YheD family protein produces the protein MTPAKSKSLPNNPVIALLTEIKEDQGPDFGKVHSFCEELHQGISELGGSFYVFSLKGFSDDGVEGFSYDDNEDGWRKGLFPFPAVIYNRVSSRRTEISKGFAGFLNKLDALGIKIFNHRFLSKWEIHESLLKEEHLHSFIPETHLYSGTQLETMLEKHDELYIKPVHGSQGRNIIQVAKNDGTIHASISSMPARDLQEFKHVSELARAINPMVGKRLCIIQQGIQLSEFNGRRMDFRVLCHKNAQQFWKVTSIVARVSAEQFFVSNIARGGEVMKPGHTLALIFGKEQARHQLALMKELALEIAEVISRNAEGLTAELGIDIGIDIKGNLWLIEANSKPSKNFEERGSKIRPSTKAIIDHCYGLCQL, from the coding sequence ATGACGCCAGCAAAATCGAAAAGCTTACCCAACAATCCCGTCATCGCTTTGCTGACCGAAATTAAAGAAGATCAAGGTCCTGACTTCGGAAAAGTCCACTCCTTTTGCGAAGAGCTTCACCAGGGAATTTCAGAACTAGGCGGAAGCTTTTATGTTTTTTCACTTAAAGGCTTTTCTGACGATGGAGTCGAGGGCTTTTCTTACGATGACAATGAAGATGGATGGAGAAAAGGACTTTTCCCCTTTCCCGCTGTCATCTACAATCGGGTTTCATCCCGAAGGACCGAAATTAGCAAAGGATTTGCGGGATTTTTAAATAAACTGGATGCTCTGGGAATAAAGATATTTAATCACCGATTTCTTTCAAAGTGGGAAATCCATGAATCTTTATTGAAAGAAGAGCATTTGCATTCGTTCATACCCGAAACACATCTATATTCCGGGACCCAGCTTGAAACCATGCTCGAAAAGCATGATGAGCTATACATCAAACCTGTACATGGCAGCCAGGGACGCAATATTATCCAGGTGGCCAAAAATGATGGGACGATTCATGCATCAATTTCCTCGATGCCGGCAAGAGACCTGCAAGAATTTAAGCATGTATCAGAACTGGCTCGTGCCATCAATCCCATGGTTGGAAAACGGCTATGCATCATTCAGCAGGGTATACAGCTATCGGAGTTTAATGGCAGGAGGATGGACTTCAGGGTCCTCTGTCATAAAAATGCCCAGCAATTCTGGAAGGTTACTTCCATCGTCGCCAGAGTTTCCGCAGAACAATTTTTCGTATCTAATATAGCCCGCGGCGGCGAGGTCATGAAACCGGGGCATACACTCGCATTGATTTTCGGAAAGGAACAAGCGAGGCATCAATTGGCACTGATGAAAGAGCTTGCCCTGGAAATCGCAGAAGTCATCAGCAGAAATGCAGAAGGACTCACAGCCGAGCTGGGAATTGATATTGGGATTGATATTAAAGGTAACTTGTGGCTGATTGAAGCCAACTCCAAGCCTTCCAAGAACTTTGAAGAGCGCGGCTCGAAAATCAGGCCATCGACAAAAGCCATCATTGACCATTGCTATGGACTTTGCCAGCTATAA